One genomic region from Salvia hispanica cultivar TCC Black 2014 chromosome 2, UniMelb_Shisp_WGS_1.0, whole genome shotgun sequence encodes:
- the LOC125206245 gene encoding uncharacterized protein LOC125206245, with protein MDSDDESFQQAIDQEFDELVTAVQAEADEEEAAVAAVLRPIYHRRYINCDHAGADQRFMEDYFGDNPRYPPEIFHRRFRMSQRLFIHIATCLSQRYRCFTLRHDATGRLGLSTYQKCTVAIRQLAYAGPADMFEEYLQMGETTALKILRQFCKGIKDIFKGEYLRKPTADECQRLINMHGTAHHFPGMLGSIDCMLWEWRTCPVAWKGKFTSGFKGRHPTMILEAVADYRLRIRHAYFGVAGSNNDINVLQLSHLFNDESRGEGPQVRFVANGMHYNRAYYLTDGIYPRWPVFVKTIRQPVGPKQTYFAKKTRRC; from the coding sequence ATGGATTCCGACGatgaaagttttcaacaagcGATCGATCAGGAGTTTGATGAACTAGTTACAGCGGTGCAAGCTGAAGCCgacgaggaggaggcggcggtggcggcagTCCTTCGGCCGATCTATCATCGGCGGTATATCAATTGTGACCATGCCGGGGCCGACCAGCGGTTCATGGAAGACTACTTTGGCGATAACCCCCGTTATCCGCCGGAGATTTTTCATCGGCGATTCAGAATGTCGCAACGACTCTTCATCCATATTGCGACGTGTTTATCTCAGCGGTACAGGTGCTTCACCTTGCGACATGATGCCACCGGTCGACTCGGATTGTCGACATATCAGAAGTGCACCGTGGCAATTAGGCAGCTTGCCTATGCCGGGCCTGCTGACATGTTCGAAGAATATCTACAGATGGGCGAAACGACTGCTCTTAAGATACTGAGACAGTTTTGTAAGGGTATCAAAGATATCTTCAAAGGGGAGTACCTACGTAAACCAACGGCCGATGAATGCCAGAGACTGATAAATATGCACGGGACTGCGCATCATTTTCcggggatgttaggcagcatcGATTGCATGCTTTGGGAGTGGAGGACCTGCCCGGTGGCTTGGAAGGGGAAGTTCACTTCTGGTTTCAAAGGGCGACATCCCACGATGATTCTTGAAGCCGTTGCTGACTACCGCTTGCGAATcaggcatgcgtattttggtgTTGctgggtcgaacaacgacatcaacgttcTACAATTGTCGCATCTCTTCAATGATGAGTCCCGGGGTGAGGGTCCGCAAGTCAGATTCGTGGCTAATGGCATGCACTACAACAGGGCATACTATTTGAccgatgggatataccctcgttGGCCCGTGTTTGTCAAGACGATCCGGCAACCAGTTGGGCCGAAGCAGAcctattttgcaaaaaaaacaagaaggtGCTAG
- the LOC125206246 gene encoding uncharacterized protein LOC125206246 → MVAIQQLAYGTTTDMSDEYLHVGETTGRDCLKNFCRGVVEAFGDTYLRRPTADDCQSLMRMHETVHDFPGMLGSIDCMHWQWKNCPTAWRGQFTSGYKGSHPTMILEAVADHRLYIWHAYFGVVWSNNDINVLNSSTLFADQCRGHGPTTGFTVNDHRYHMGYYLADDIYLRWPVFVKTISCPMGDRRILFAAKQESARKDVEQAFGVLQSRWAIVKGLARFWFKEVIADVMYACIIMHNMIVE, encoded by the coding sequence ATGGTTGCGATCCAGCAGTTGGCGTATGGCACCACAACCGATATGTCCGACGAGTACCTTCACGTCGGGGAGACAACTGGACGCGATTGTCTGAAGAATTTTTGTAGGGGAGTTGTGGAGGCTTTTGGCGACACATATTTGCGACGCCCGACTGCTGATGATTGCCAGAGCCTGATGAGGATGCACGAGACGGTGCACGACTTCCCTGGAATGCTAGGAAGCATCGATTGTATGCACTGGcagtggaagaattgtccgacggcgtggagaggccaatttacTAGTGGCTATAAGGGCAGccacccgacgatgatcctcgaagcAGTCGCTGACCATCGCCTCTATATCTGGCATGCATACTTCGGTGTAGTctggtcgaacaacgacatcaacgtacTCAACTCGTCCACCCTCTTCGCCGATCAATGCAGGGGTCACGGCCCGACCACCGGGTTCACTGTTAACGACCACAGATatcatatggggtactacttgGCCGATGACATATACCTAAGGTGGCCTgtttttgtgaagacgatcagctgCCCAATGGGTGATAGGAGAATCTTGTTTGCGGCAAAGCAGGAGTCTGCGCGAAAGGATGTGGAGCaggcatttggtgtgctccaatcgcggtgGGCAATAGTGAAAGGTCTGGCGCGTTTCTGGTTCAAGGAAGTCATCGCCGatgtcatgtatgcgtgcatcatcatgcataacatgatagtcgaatAA